The genomic interval TATTTATATATAGATAGCAAAAAACTTCCGATGATTACCCTTCTGGTAGTTATCGGAAGTTTTTCGTTTTATGGTAGAAATATCAACTTTTATCTTATAAAAATGGAAATAAAGGTAGATCTTTCTATCTTTGCACCATGTTTTGTGCATGACATGCATCATGTATTGTTATTGTATCGCCATCAATGGAATATGCGTAATACCAATTACCTGTATGTGCCATATGCCATTTCTGCCATCGCTCAATAATAGGTTTACGACGTGGAACGGATTGTTCAATACAATAGATAGCATCAACCGTTTGGTTGATATATCTCAGCATATCGTAATATGAATATATGTTTGGGTATTTAAGACAAACATTTCTGTAGAAAGACCTCACCTTTTTTACGGCAAGAGGTTTGATGTTGTAGTTATATTGCATCTTTAATACCGTATATAGAGTTGAGGTCGCTTATCAGCATTGCCCTAAGTTCCTCTGGTGTATAGCCTTCCTTCTCTTCAGGTAAAGCTATTGAATCATCCTCATAGAGTGATGGGTCTGAATAGTCTATATTCAGTTCTTTAGGAGTTTCATGCTGAATAAACAGTCCCGTAGCCAATAATGCTGCAAGTTTCTGGCTGGCCACGCTGTCATTCTCGTTATACGATAATGTTATAGTACACATCTTAGATGTAATTATGATATCGCTGCAAAGTTAGGAAGATTTTATGAAACTTCCAAGGAAAACTCGTTTCTTTTTCTAACTCACCCCCCTCCCTCGGGCGCTCGGCGTTTGCGAAGCTTCTAATTTAAACCCCTCCCCTCGGGAGGGAAGGGGTGGGTTCTACATACAACTCTGCACTCCGAGGCTTGTTGCTATCGCGGTGAGTATTGCCGCGAGTGTCTGCAAAATAAATTTCCACGTTTCGTTCTTCATAGCTTTTCTTTTTTTAACAACGGATTTCACGGATTTCACGGATTTTTTTCTCGCGTTCTTCTTTTTTAACAACGGATTTCACGGATTTCACGGATTTTTTTCTCGCGTTCTTTTCTAACTCATCCCCCTCCCCTCGGGAGGGGAAGGGGTGGGTTTTAGGTTTTAAGGCTCTTCCTCCACTGCCCCAGGGTTCGGCGTCTCATTGCCGTTGCCGCTTCCGCTTCCGTCGCCCAGATATCCGCCTTCGAGACCGATCTTTGTGGTGAGCGTGTTGCTCTGTCGCATCACCCTTGCGGTGTAGATGCTGTTCTTGCTCTGGTCGGCGAGGAACTTCACGCCTATGCGAGTGATGTTCTTCGAGATGTCGAAGTCTTCGGAGCTGTCCGCACCTGTGGAGCTGGCTCCCAGGTAGAGCGTGCCTATGCCGTCGAGCTTCACCTTGTAGCCCTCTGCCAGCTGCTCTGCTATGCAGTGCATCAGCTTGCGGGTCACGCCCAGCACCACGTCGTCGGTGTACACGGAGCCGTGCTTCATGATGTGGTTGGCCAGCTCATCGGTGCCCATTGTGCCGCGGTGGAGCACCTTGCCATACCACTTGCCGTAACACTTCGTCAGCTTCTCGTTTGTGTTCTGATACTTCTTAATTGTAATTGTTCCCATAGTTTTTAATAGTTTAACGGTTTAAGTTGTTTAAGTAGTTTAATGGTTTAAAAGTTTAAGTTGTTTAAGTAGTTTGAGTTCTCTCGTGAGCGTTCTTCCTGATTGCTGGCGGTGTTTTTTCTAAACGCCGCGTGCGTTCTTTCTAAACGCTCGTTGTGTGTCATTCGAATGATGTTGCAAAGGTACTAAGATTTTGACGCGCTCGCAAATTATCGCGCTAAAAACAGCCATTTTTGAGGGGTATTTTTCGCCCTTATTTTGCAAAAAAATTATGTGCGCTGTGAGACTCTTTAAACACAGTTAAAACGGACTTTCGGACTCGGACGTTCGGACGTTATGGTGTTTTCAAAAAACAAGGACGAAAAACCATATTAATATATAATTATATATTAATATGAATAAATTATTATATAATTATGGTTTTTGGCTATTCTTTCCCTTCTTATCCCTAAAATTTTAGCTAAACGTCCGAACGTCCGAGTCCGAAAGTCTGTTTTCTAATTTTGCTGTAGAAATATTTGGTAGAGCTAGATTTTATGTTTATCTTTGCATCACATAAACACTAAAGACCAAATATGAGGAATCTGAATATTATTCATAACGCATTGATACACAGGGAATTACCCCCCCCTATAACCTCATGTAGTGTAAAATCCTCAGCACATTTTCATACAATACATAACCTGCTGCATAGGGCTACTGCCTCGTGCGGCAGTCTTGCTGTGTGCCTGTCTTTCCTGCTGTTGGCTTCACCCTTACTGTTGACACAGCTTGGGCGGGCACCATTCATCTAACATATTGAGATTTTAGCGAAAATCTATATACATTTCCCCTTTTTGGGGAGTTATGTTTTTCAATGTTATATTACCCCTCGCGGTTCGCGAGAATAGCGAGGTTTTTAAAGAGAAAAAAGTGATTGGAGGTTAGCCCCCTGTCACTCTCGAGAAGATTTTTGTTCATAAACAATATTAATTGTTAAGGTTTAGCCCGCTGGGCTGTGAAGCTCGGCGGGATTTTTAAAGAAGAAAATACTATGTTCAATATAAACAACAAATATAAGCAACAGGACATCATAGCCATGAAGATAGCTCAGCGCTATGGTCTCACCAGCGAGTACAAGGCTGCTCGCAGTCATGGTCTGTCGCCCATCGAGGCGCTGGAAGACTGGGATATGATGACCCCTGAAGACTATAAGTTGTTTGAAGAATAAAACAAGATATATGGCAACAATAAATAAAGAAGATTTAAAGAGAGAACTGGGTAACCTAATATGGAAGATGGCTACCAACTTGGTGCATGGAGGCAAAGTGTCTTCTGTGCAGTTTATGGATTACACTTTGGGAACCCTGTTCTATCGTTTTATTAGCGAGAATATCACTGACTATTGTAATAAACTGATGACTGACGCAGGAGTGCCGAATGCCGACTATCTCCACATGGATGATGCGATGGCTGAGAATGCACGTGCTCAGATTGTCAAAGCAAAAGGATTTTTTATCCTGCCATCACAGCTATTCAAGCGTGTGGCTGATGGGGCAAAGAGTAATGATGAGTTGAATACCACTCTTGCCAATAACTTCAGGGCTATAGAAGAGAGTGCAATCGGCACGCCATCGGAAGATGATGTGAGAGGCCTATTCAATAACTTCAACACTAATGACCAAGGACTGGGGACCACCGTTGCAGAAC from Prevotella sp. E13-27 carries:
- a CDS encoding smalltalk protein, translating into MKNETWKFILQTLAAILTAIATSLGVQSCM